Proteins encoded together in one Rhizobacter sp. J219 window:
- a CDS encoding IS3 family transposase, which yields MEANRQAWPVAVMCDHFNVTRAGFYAWRSREPGPRQLEDERLTQRIVQIHSKSLHTYGSPRVRDVLVEQGQCIGQRRVARLMRSAHIAGKYAGQQGRSKAGQRRFFRSIANSEREIELVRPDQVWVGDVTYLQVRGQWRYLAVVMDKFSRRILGWSLDTTRDVTLTRAALFQALRKRNPGPGLVFHSDRGIEYAAHAYRAIMRRQGFTQSMNRPGQMNDNAHVESFFHSLKSEYIHGKRFDTDEQLRQTLRTYISFYNHSRIHTSLSRMNPVSFELTQA from the coding sequence ATCGAAGCAAACCGGCAAGCCTGGCCGGTCGCGGTGATGTGCGACCACTTCAACGTCACGCGCGCGGGTTTCTATGCTTGGCGCTCGCGCGAGCCCGGGCCGCGCCAGCTCGAGGATGAGCGCCTGACACAGCGCATCGTGCAGATCCATTCGAAGAGCTTGCACACCTATGGCAGCCCGCGCGTTCGCGACGTGCTGGTCGAGCAAGGCCAGTGCATTGGCCAGCGCCGTGTGGCTCGCCTCATGCGCAGCGCCCACATCGCGGGCAAGTACGCGGGCCAGCAGGGGCGCTCCAAGGCCGGGCAGCGGCGCTTCTTCAGGAGCATTGCGAACTCTGAACGCGAGATCGAGCTGGTGCGACCCGACCAGGTCTGGGTGGGTGATGTCACCTACCTGCAGGTGCGCGGCCAATGGCGCTACCTGGCCGTGGTGATGGACAAGTTCTCACGCCGCATCCTGGGCTGGAGTCTGGATACGACACGCGACGTCACGCTCACCCGTGCCGCGCTGTTCCAAGCACTGCGCAAGCGCAACCCGGGCCCAGGCCTGGTGTTCCACAGCGATCGAGGCATCGAGTACGCCGCGCATGCCTACCGCGCCATCATGCGGCGCCAGGGCTTCACCCAGAGCATGAACCGGCCTGGGCAGATGAATGACAACGCGCACGTGGAGTCGTTCTTCCACTCGCTCAAGAGCGAATACATCCATGGCAAGAGGTTCGACACCGACGAGCAGTTGCGGCAGACTCTTAGAACCTACATCTCGTTCTACAACCACAGCCGCATTCATACGTCGCTCAGCCGAATGAATCCGGTGTCCTTCGAACTCACGCAAGCCTAA
- a CDS encoding transposase, with product MGTPGPQKVPRYELEFKLKAVQMSNQPGVLVKDVAQSLCIHPFMLSKWRKQVRDGVLKGKLAPIDVAAVGELQRLRELEHKYKRLQMEHDILKKAIRFASELKAKSSPSSKQTGKPGRSR from the coding sequence ATGGGAACACCCGGACCGCAGAAGGTCCCCCGGTACGAGCTTGAGTTCAAGCTCAAGGCCGTACAGATGAGCAACCAGCCTGGGGTGCTGGTCAAGGACGTGGCGCAGTCGCTGTGCATCCACCCGTTCATGCTGTCCAAGTGGCGCAAGCAGGTGCGTGACGGGGTGCTCAAGGGCAAGCTGGCCCCCATTGATGTGGCCGCCGTGGGCGAGCTGCAGCGCTTGCGCGAACTGGAGCACAAGTACAAGCGGCTTCAGATGGAGCACGACATCCTAAAAAAAGCTATCCGGTTTGCCTCGGAACTAAAGGCGAAGTCTTCGCCTTCATCGAAGCAAACCGGCAAGCCTGGCCGGTCGCGGTGA